Sequence from the Montipora foliosa isolate CH-2021 chromosome 12, ASM3666993v2, whole genome shotgun sequence genome:
ATTCTGGGAAGTGTTTCGGATTCTGGAAAGTGTTTCGGATTCTAGGAAGTGTTTTTGGATTCTGGGAAGTGTTTTGGCATTCTGGGAAGTGTTTTGGCATTCTAGGAAGTGTTTTGGCATTCTGGGAAGTGTTTTGGATTCTGGGAAGTGTTTTGTCTCTATGGGCCACCGTAGCATTGAGCACTTTCTAGCTGAAGACGAGTGGTCTGGTGCTGAGATATCCCGAATAACATAGAGTTGCAGTAGTCAATGTGCGGGATCACAAACGCGGGAACCAGTGTCTTGGTCCATTCTTCCGTAAGACACATTCTGTAAGGCCTTCTGTACACCTTACAAAAGGGGGTATCCATTCTCATCAAGCTGTCAAACCAGACGCCAAGGTTACGTATAGAGCCAGCAGGCTTGATCTCCGACGCACCAACTTGGCTAGCTAACTTTAGCTAGCTGTTGGCGAGACCCAATAATCAATACTTCATGGGCTTATGCACAGACATCCAAATGCTCGAGTAGCTTCCTTCTGAGATGTATACCTGATCCAGCGCGAAAAGATAGATACAGTTGCGAATGCTCAGTACAGTGAGCCAGTAGCTGTGGAACAACTGCCTTCTCAGTTGTTTTCGAGACCAAAGGCAGCTTTCTGACAGGGCGAAAGTTCTGATTCACCAGTTCTAGACCAAGTTTTCAGAAGAGGAGCAATCAACGCAACCTTccagtttttaggaacaatcCCACTTTCCAGAGACGAGTATAATTGCCGCGAACTCATCCACGCACTCCGTCACTAACCAAGTGGGTATAGGATCCAAAGACAGCTAGCATTAGATGACGAACGAATAATGTCACGCAATTTCTCGACGGAGACAAGTGAGAACCGCTCTAGCTTGGCAGTAGATTCAGGGACTATGTTGTCTACAGGTGGAGCGTCTATACTGTCTTTGCTTTCTCTCATCAGATTAACCTCCTGACAAAAGTACTCCCCAAAATCGTTCGACATTTGCTGTTGAGAATCATAAGGCGCTAGTAGCTTATCAGAACGCTCTTTACAAAGAGATTAAACCACTTGAAATAGTTTTATAGAGTCTCCCGCGCACTCTTATATCAAATGAGAATAGTTTTTCGTCTTGGCATCCTTCAGATGCGAATTATACTCCCGACAAGCAACGCGGTATGCGCAAATGTCCAAGTCCAACTTACTCTTTCTCATTTTCCTTTCAAGTTTTCTACGCTTGATCTTCAACTCCTTTAGCTCCTCCTCAAACCAAGGAACCCTTGGTCGTACGGAAAGCGCCTTGCTCTGAACAGGCGCATGTTTATCGAGAATGGAACGCTGAGTGTGATCATAGCTGGTAGTAAGTTCGCAAGCAGGAAGATCATACATGTACAACATCTGTTCTCCATTTCTCTAaatgctcaaaaatctaaaataccgtaattgcgtgttccatagtccagtccaaaggtttgattttacaatttcataatcttgatttcagtattggattaaacttggtaccaaacgttccacaaaaaatcgccaaaagtctctctatcatcgattcaaaaatcaacaaaagctacaagtagtaaatagtacTCAGAAACTAcgaaagttcgtcatgattctacactcgagctgaacaaaaaactatgaaaaacgAAACTAAAAAAgcctagtgatcgcttctcaAGCAGACacacagccgaaactgttctgtggcTGCCTAATAGGGGCCTGAAAAAAGCACCGTAGTACAATGGTACTTGACCTTAGCCcttggccgagaaactaatcttagccaaaaggccgagaagcgatcaggatacagGATTTTTAGGTAAAAATTGTAGGGATGTGGGGTTTTTGGTGGGGGAAGTGGGGCGGGGAAGGGGGAAATTGAGGAGAAacgggatatttttttaaaaataagaacgcattgcgtacgtgtggtagtgcagtaacttgacagtgtttttttccataactgtcgaCTGAGCTGCGTTTTATTTTTCAGGGGATTCAAGTTCTCCTTGCGTTATATGTAGTCTAATAgcacacgatattgttttggtatcgtaaatcattatagtgccatggtagatgtctttgctagataccccctgagaagacatgtggctcagtaaaatactaaatccagaaagactgaacaaagtaaaagaaaatcgagaaacattggctgcAAGGCTGGCTTGTTGATCATTTTACAACTACTTTTTTACCACGAGCTTTTTTTAAGCATgaactctgagcttctgacagctttccaaaacaaaagttcactgaagatAAGCCCTGCCCGGCAAGGTTAGTTTCTGGGATGTGAGACTCAAAATATGCTAATTGCTGTCacgaacatacgaccaaaaattctattttaacgctcaaaaatgcgaacaagtATTGacgcaaaacaaatattgacgcaaaagtaaatagtTATTTTATAATAGTTTtaaagaagagcagaaggaactttttaGAAAGTGTTGATCGAGAATCccggggcggggggggggggagggggaagggggtactcaaaaaaattaatacggGGAGGCTCTGCCCCGACGTGCGACCCCTCACCCTTttatattctcggttttcacatgacgtcacgaccgccatgttggtgcccaaaacaaagaaaaggcggccatgttggtgccccgaccaaatcctccgggaatttaactctattataatgcaaacgcttccttttgttttcgttgaaaaacatggctgttgaccacgtgagtgaaaaccagcaatacaATTTTTGGAAGAAAAGACACCCCTTTCGTATTAATAGTACCCCTTTCGCAAACCTCAGTCATaatacctaggttgaatattcACATGAATtcgagaaaaaagaaagaaaaattatggTCAGggtaggattagttttggttattatcaAGGGATAGCAACTGACTAAGTAAACGATGAAAAAACTgtttgggttgagcatgttcgtcgctTTAGAGTAGTCATTGAAGCCAGTTACTTAAGATGCTGAATAAAATCTAATCTTCGTAACGCTAGCTTCAAACTCTCAGTGCTTTCCAGTATTTTCCTCTAGAAACTGTCTATTCATGATTAACACCTCTTTTCTTAATGGTGCACAGTACACCACCTCTGGGTTTTACCGTGATGTTCTGTTCGTGCTGAATCTCATTTTGACCTGGCAACAGCGTCAACTCAAACTCTTGAAGCAACTTCGCCATGACCACTCGAGCCTCAAACTGCGCAAATGTCTGTCCAATACAGAATCTTGGACCCATGGAAAACGGGAAATAAGCAGATCGCAAGGCATTGCTTGAATCCTTGGCTTCAGGAGAAAACCTATCTGGATCAAACTTCTCCGGCTCGGGCCAAAGCACTGAAAGCCGGTGTATAATGAACCAACTAAAGAGAACTATAGTTTTGGCGGGGATGAGATGTCCTCCGAAATTCTCCTCTTTTGTTGTTATTCGTGATGTTCCAGTCACTGGCGGATGTAGTCGAAGTCCTTCTTTTAGAGTCTGCCCTAGGTATTGAAGGTTGCCAAGGTCGCTGTATTCCACAAACTGTCGGGAACCAAGGACATTTCCGATTTCTTGTACAATTCTACGGCACAATTAAACAGATCAATATTGGCCTTATAAGGGGAAGCTGAGAGAGAAAAGAGAAGCTTAAATTTCTGTACATTTTTGCATACCTTTCTTCAACACAAGAGTGCTTGAGAATTTCGTAAAGTGTGAAAGACAGTTGGTTTGCTGTAGTCTCCTGACCTGTTGACAAAATATCATTCTACTTCACGAAAAATGCTGAGAGAAAACACATGCAGTCCAGACCTTTCAAAGGATCTAAGCCTGGTAAACTAAATACATAAAGACTATTGATTTTCATGAAACAAATTTTAACGAACAGTACGTATTTTTTTGGCCAAGAGCTACGCCAATGCTCTTCTCAAGAATCTCTAACAGGGTTCAGTGAAAAACACTTTGTCAACACTGAGGCTTCTTCGTTgcgatttttaaaatttgatggATTGAATTTTAGTCCAACACCACAGCGAGATTACAAAGAACCAAACTTGGAGACTATTCTCATCGAGAAAGCATCAGGAGAAGTCACGATCTTGTTTTGATACACATACATTTTTATCACACCGCGGACTGGTTAAGATCTTGTCTTCTGGACAAACTTATAGCGATCATTTACTTCTCATACACAAAGTAcgttagcctgcgaacgcagacgtatttccggcggtcgtttctctcccccgaaaagtagagagaaacgaccgccggaaatacgtctgcgttcgcaggctaaaaGTACGTTAGCTGGTAAAATAATCTCTAACGACGCAACCATTTTTGTTCTAGATCAATTTTACAGCAACCTCtctaaaagtaaaaaaagaaagaaaaacaaaacaaaaaactgacCTGCAAAAAAGAAGGTGACGAACTCATCAACAAGGTATTCTAAAGTCAAGGTGGGTTCCGCTTCTGCAACACGCAAGATGTGATCAAGAATGTCAGAAGGGGTATCCTCTCCACGAGAAATAGCTTCCTGTCGTTCTTGGATCACTTTCTTTCCATAATCGCGAATGAATTTACTTCCTTTTGACAATCGTTTTCGTATTGGATATGATGATAAATCCAGTGGCCAAAATGGTCGAATGTAACTTTCTTGGACTCCCTTGAGGGACTCGGTAAGTGCTGCTGGGAATGGGCTGTTTGCATCATTTATAACATCAAGATCAACATTGAAGGCAACCTTGCGAAATAGTTGAAGAAGAAAATATCAGCAAGTGAAACAGTTAACACAAGAAACTATTCTCAATAcgcatttggaaaaaaaaattgaagatggAGTTCTTTTAGTCAGTCTCGTCTGAGCCTTCTTGGCTTGACTTCCTCAGAAAGCTCAAGTTTTTTGTTTCTTACAGCAATTTTTATCCCACCTTCCCCCCCCTCACGGTTAGAGGGATTCGGTAAAAATAAAACAGTCCCAGCATGCAAATTCCcttttttcaacacattttctatagaataataaattataaagtATTCATTCAAAACATTATTTGACGAAATGACTAGTCCCATAAATTGGGCATAAACTACGACTCAGAGAgagttaacccagtccagcgATGTAACAAAATGCACCCTCCCTGAGAAGGCTTCTGCACAGAATTCCCTGTCCATAGTTTATTAAAGAAGACTGACAAGCAGCTGATAGGGCAAACAgcaaggaaggggggggggggaaggatgggggggggggggggaggggggataaaAATTGCTGTAAGAAACAAAAAACTTGAGCTTTCTGAGGAAGTCAAGCCAAGAAGGCTCAGACGAGACTGACTAAAAGAGCCCAATGGGTAATCACATGATGGGAAGTTGTAGCAGTAGCAGGCTCCATCCAGTATTTGCTTACTGGCATTAACTTCTATTTCATTCTAAAAAATATCAATAAGTGCAAGATAgctcatcacaaaaaaaattcttgaaagATTCTGGAAAATCCAGTCAATTATCCTCTATTtttaccaactttattcattcactccaatgaaagggaaggataccagaggttatccctattgAGGGTATCTGCTCGCAGCCGAATGTAATTGATTGAGAGCCAATTTTGATACAGTGCTTGAAATTAGCAGTTGTCCGGTCGTCCCAGACGACCAGAAAGTAACTGGGCAAATAGTTTTTGGTAAATGAAAATGTTGGTTGcctgaagaaaaaacaatggacaatccagccaaaaatagaaaatgcatTACATGAGCAATACAGGACTCACTCTTGTTTTCTATTGCCAGTGTCCCATGgtagtgtgaagttaacaataattaatttgccacagttgagcattttcctgtgttttgagtatctgtggcttttacacaaaaaattgtcagataggaaaattTAAGAGACAATGTCACAAACATGTACAAGGGGATGGAGATCAAAGActgttttgaaaatgctaaaactTAAACCCAGACTTCCATAAAAAAACCAGAGGTGCACACTTAGAACTATGAGATACTCAAGCTCCAACACCATGCGATTGCATCTCAACATGGTGTTCAGTTAAGCGTTGAGGGTTTCCTAATGGgcaaccaagcatttatcagggcaaccaaatttatGGGTTACATTGCCTGccttttgaaacagggacaacttGGAATTTGCTTTTATTTCGAGCACTGTTGATGAGAGAGGAAAACCCCAAGAGTCAAATTGAGTTCatctgaaactcagcccacatatgactTCAGGGAAGAGGGTTGAACCTGGaacgcagaggtggaaggcatggttaagtaaagtaagtaaagtctctgcttacgagccagaaggctcatcaggccggcgcttatctccggtttcggtagcatgaagcgactaggagtatttatactcccccctggatgggatgctagtccatcgcagggttacccccagcattacgccggtacccatttatacaccttggtggagagaggcaccgtgagactGAGAGTAAAgtatcttgcccaagaacacaacacaatgtccccggccaggccccgaacccagaccactcaatccggtgtcgagcacactaaccatgaggccaccgcgcctcatGGAAGGCATGGTTGATAACCGCTAAGGCGCCCTGACTCCTCCCTTTGATAAAAATATTGCTAGGATCCCTTAACCTATCATCTTAACAAAATTATCTATAAAAAAGGAGGATGTTTGGTATCTCTTTGAAGGTCAGTACCAAAGACCCTGGAGGTGTTCATGTAAtttaaaaccaaacaaattATTAGTGAATCTTTGTGAGTAGTCCAGTAATAAATGGTTGATTTTCTGCTTGCACTTtagaaaaaatatttcagtaGGGTTGGAATTTGTCggcttttttgaagaaaagctGGAATCCAGTTTGTAGAACCTTGTCAGcctttgggggaggggggtgagAGGGTGCTGCTAAACATGGAATGACCTGACCAACATCCATCAccatacctgccaactctcccggtttTCCTGGGAGTCTCCAACTTTGTCAtcaaatctcccggtctcccggtTAGAGCACCAAATCTCCCGGGAAATACCTACCGTtgcctttttcaaaaatttgtcaTTTACTTCATTATTTTCGAGATGTTAAAAAGGAAAGTGAAACAAGAAGTGGATTTCGTGCTCTTATTTGAGCTGTTCTCGATCAGAAAAAGTAAAACAGAGCAATGAAGTTGATGTATATTTAACGAGTATTGTAATTGGTCAGAAGTCCATCAATGCATAATACATGGTAGAAAGTTAGCATGGTTATGGGAACAGTAGCAA
This genomic interval carries:
- the LOC137978908 gene encoding cholesterol 24-hydroxylase-like, with the protein product MATMTFAIFAIAVSVASLLGLILMVYSIYLVYVHWKYSHIPGPKRDNFFRGNLPLVLRERAKGKIIHELVEDLYGIYGPAIVIWIYHHPLLFVADPEVARKCLVSLNLPKNPRGYMNVAFPFGVRFIGKGLVTELDHDVWQKHRSLINPAFHRRYLMNLMAAFNSSCDLFLNRLDEMADSKTVVNMAEEFSRVTTHVIGKVAFNVDLDVINDANSPFPAALTESLKGVQESYIRPFWPLDLSSYPIRKRLSKGSKFIRDYGKKVIQERQEAISRGEDTPSDILDHILRVAEAEPTLTLEYLVDEFVTFFFAGQETTANQLSFTLYEILKHSCVEERIVQEIGNVLGSRQFVEYSDLGNLQYLGQTLKEGLRLHPPVTGTSRITTKEENFGGHLIPAKTIVLFSWFIIHRLSVLWPEPEKFDPDRFSPEAKDSSNALRSAYFPFSMGPRFCIGQTFAQFEARVVMAKLLQEFELTLLPGQNEIQHEQNITVKPRGGVLCTIKKRGVNHE